Proteins from one Phyllobacterium zundukense genomic window:
- the rutR gene encoding HTH-type transcriptional regulator RutR, with translation MARAERKKLKEAPEKTTRIQEINRRLILDAALDVFSTYGFRGTTIDQIAERAGMSKPNLLYYFPRKQNIYVTLLEETLTEWLAPLAEIDAEGDPIEQLRKYITLKINMSETHPEASRLFANEVLHGAPAISDFLTKYLKPLVDEKAAVIRRWVGERKLAPVDPYHLIFMIWATTQHYADFDVQVRAIMGSQVGRPGFKEQTAQAVLSIILNGIRPRDQGKDSAERE, from the coding sequence ATGGCGAGGGCGGAGAGGAAAAAACTGAAAGAAGCGCCGGAAAAGACGACGCGGATTCAGGAAATCAATCGCCGCCTCATCCTCGACGCGGCTCTCGACGTCTTCTCGACGTACGGCTTCCGCGGCACGACGATCGATCAGATCGCCGAACGAGCCGGCATGTCGAAGCCTAACCTGCTCTACTATTTCCCGCGCAAGCAGAACATCTATGTGACGCTGCTCGAAGAGACGTTGACGGAATGGCTGGCGCCGCTCGCCGAGATCGATGCGGAAGGTGATCCGATCGAGCAATTGCGCAAGTACATAACCCTGAAGATCAACATGTCCGAAACGCACCCGGAAGCGTCGCGGTTGTTCGCCAATGAGGTTCTGCACGGCGCGCCAGCCATCAGCGACTTTCTCACCAAATATCTGAAGCCATTGGTTGATGAGAAAGCTGCCGTGATCCGCCGCTGGGTCGGCGAACGCAAGCTGGCGCCAGTCGATCCCTATCACCTCATCTTCATGATATGGGCGACGACGCAGCATTATGCGGATTTCGATGTGCAGGTTCGTGCGATCATGGGCAGCCAGGTCGGCCGCCCAGGTTTCAAGGAGCAAACCGCACAAGCGGTGCTGAGCATTATTTTAAACGGAATCAGGCCGCGAGATCAGGGTAAGGACAGTGCAGAGCGGGAATGA